GGCCAGGATCTGGGTGCCGGCGGGCAGGCCCTCGACGGAGATCTCGATGTACTCCGGGATGTGGGTCGCCTCGGCCTCGAGCGAGACCGTGGCGTTCTCGAGCACGACCAGGGTCTCGGGAGCGGCGTCGCCGTTGACCTGGACGGGCACGTCGACGGTGACCTTCTCGCCGCGGCGCACGGCCACGAAGTCGATGTGCTCGATGTGGCGGCGGATGGGGTCGATCTGCACGGCCTTGGTCAGCGCGAGCTGCTCGGTGCCGTCGACCTCGAGCTCGAGCAGCGCGTTGGCGCCGCCGTGCTTGAGCGCCATCATCGTGCTGTGGCCCGGCAGGGTCACGTGGATGGGGTCGTTGCCGTGGCCGTAGATGACGGCGGGGATCTTGTCGGCGCGACGGATGCGGCGGGCCGCGCCCTTGCCGAACTCGGTGCGGGTCTCGGCGGTGATCTTCTCGGTGGCCATGCTGGTGGTGCTCCTCGTCCGGTGTGTGGTCAGGGGCCTCGACGCGGACCGCGGAGGCGCGCCCGGAGGTGCACCGCCCTGTCGATCACGGAGACCAGTCGTCTCCCTCGCCGAGGCAACCGAAGGAGTCTAGCCGCGGCCGGCCGCGCGCGGCCAATCAGCGCAGCCCGGCGCACCGCTCGTCGGTGAGGTTGACCCGGGCCCAGTCGCCGAGGGCCCGCAGGGCCGGCAGCAGCGCCTCGCCGGCGTCGGTCAGCGCGTAGGTCACCGACAGCGGCGGGCCGGCTACGACGGTGCGGGCCACCAGGTCGGCGCCCGCGAGCTCGGCCAACCGGTCGGAGAGGACCGAGTCGCTGATCCCGAGGGCACGCTTGAGCTCGGCGAACCCCGCGGGTCCCTGTCCCAGCACCGCCAGCAGCATGCCGTTCCACCGCTTGCCCAGGAACCCGAAGGCGCGCACCAGCGCGCCGTCGCACTGCCGGTGCTCGACGGCGTCGCCCGCGGGCGCGGCGGGGCGGGTGGTGGTCACGTGATCAAGACTACCCGCACTTCTGGGAAGAATGTTGCTCCTGTTTTCGTAGTACTACGCATGACCACCACCTTCACCGAGCAGCTCGACGACACCGCGCGTGGGCTGCTGTTCACCGACGCCCGCACCGCCAACTCGTTCTCCGACGAGCCCGTCACCGACGAGGAGCTGCGCGGCATCTGGGAGCTGGCCCGGTTCGCCCCGACCATGGCCAACAGCCAGCCGCTGCGGGTGCTGTTCGTGCGCACCCAGGAGGCCAAGGAGCGGCTGGTCCCGCACCTCAGCGAGGGCAACCGGGCCAAGGCGCTCAGCGCGCCGGTCGTGGCCGTGCTGGCCTACGACGCCGACTTCCACGAGCACTTCCCGACCACCTTCCCGGCCCGCGGCGAGGCCATGCGCGAGAACTTCGGCGGCATGCCCGGCGAGTCGCGCGAGCAGGTCGCGAAGTACTCCGCCGCGCTCGCCTCCGGCGTCTTCTTCCTCGCCGTCCGCGCCCACGGCCTGGCCGCCGGGCCGATGGGCGGCTTCGACAGCGCGGGCGTGGACGAGGAGTTCTTCGCCGGCACGTCGTGGCGCAGCCACCTCGTCGTGAACATCGGCCACCCGGGCGTCGACCCGTGGTTCGACCGGCTCCCCCGCATCCACGAGGACGACGCGCTCGCCTGGGCCTGACGCCACTCGCCCGTAGCGTGGGCGCGTGCCCTCGCTCACCCTCACCGAGGCCCGCCTCCGGGCCGCGCAGCTGTCCGACGTCTCCTACGGCCTCGAGCTCGACCTGACCGAGGCCCCGGACTACGCAGCGACGTTCCGGAGCCGGGTCTCGGTGCGGTTCGCGAGCACCGGGGGCGACACCTTCCTCGAGCTCCACGACGCCCGCTCGCTCAGCGTCACTGTCGACGGCGCACCCGCCGACCCGGCGTACGACGGCCACCGGATCGGCCTCACCGGCCTGAGCGCCGGCCGGCACGAGGTCGTGGTCGACGCGCGACTGGCCTACGTCACCGACGGCCAGGGGATGCAGGCCTTCACCGACCCGGCCGACGGCGAGCGGTACGTCGCGGCGTACGTCGGCGTGGACGTCACCCAGAAGGTCTTCGCCTGCTTCGACCAGGTCGACCTCAAGGCGCCGATCGCGCTGAGCGTCACCGCGCCGGCGGCCTGGACGGTGCTGGCCAACGGGCCGCTCGCCGAGTCCGGTGCCGGCACGTGGCGCTTCGACCCCACGCCGCCGGTCCCCGTCGACCTGTTCACGGTGTGCGCGGGGCCGTGGCACTCGGTGACCTGGGAGCACGGCGGCGTGCCGATGGGCTGGCACGCCCGGGCGTCGCTGGCCGGCCCGCTCGAGCGCGACGCCGAGGAGCTGCGGCGGGTGACCGGGCTCTGCTTCGACCACTACGCCGAGCTCTTCGACGAGCCGTTCCCGTTCGCGTCGTACCACCAGGTCTTCGTGCCCGGCCTCAACTGGGGCGCGATGGAGAACCCCGGCTGCGTCACCTTCCGCGACGAGATGCTCGGCCGCGGCCGGCCGACCGACGAGGACCGGCGGCTGCGCGCGATGGTCATCGCGCACGAGATGTCGCACATGTGGTTCGGCGACCTGGTCAGCCAGACCTGGTGGGAGGACATCTGGCTCAACGAGTCGTTCGCCGACTACATGGGCTTCGAGGTGGCCGAGACGGTGGCCGGCTTCCCGGGCGCGCGGATCAGCTTCGAGACCCGACAGAAGCCCGGCGGGTACGACGCCGACCGGCGCCGCTCCTCCCACCCCGTCGCGCCGCGGGCGGAGGACGTGCCCGACGTCGACGCCGGCACCAACAACTTCGACGCGATCTCCTACGCCAAGGGCAACGCGGCCCTCCGGCAGCTGGTGACCTGGCTCGGCCCCGACGCCTTCCTCGCCGGGGTCAACGCCCACCTGAGTGCGCACCGCTTCGGCAACGCCACGCTCGACGACCTCATCGGCGCGCTCGACGCGGCCTCGCCGCTCGACGTGCGGTCGTGGTCGCAGGTGTGGCTGCGCACCGCGGGCTTCGACACCGTCACCGTGGAGCGGTCCGGCGACGTGCCCGTGCTCGTCCGCGACGGGAGCCGGCCGCACCGGCTGCGGGTCGCGGCGTACTCCGCGGCCATGACGCCGGTCGGCGACGTCTGGGTCGACCTCGGCGCCGAGCCGGTGCCGCTCCCCGACCTCGCCGGGCTCGTGGTGGTGCCCAACGCCACCGGCGAGACCTTCGCGCGGGTCGTGCTCGACGACCTGTCCTGGGCCGCGGTGGCCGAGCGGCTGAGCGACGTCCCCGACGATCTGCAGCGCGGGCTGCTCTGGACGCTGACCTACGACCGGCCCGACGTCCTGGAGCTCCTCGCCCGGCACCTGCCGCACGAGGCGCACCCGACCCTGGTCGAGGCCGTGACCCGCCGGGTGCTGACCCGCGTCCTGCCGGAGCGCGTCCCCGCCGCCGACGTGCCCGCGGCCTTCGCCCGGGTCGCCGAGGCGTGCCGGGCCGGGCTGGCCGACAGTCG
This genomic window from Nocardioides anomalus contains:
- a CDS encoding 50S ribosomal protein L25/general stress protein Ctc, which gives rise to MATEKITAETRTEFGKGAARRIRRADKIPAVIYGHGNDPIHVTLPGHSTMMALKHGGANALLELEVDGTEQLALTKAVQIDPIRRHIEHIDFVAVRRGEKVTVDVPVQVNGDAAPETLVVLENATVSLEAEATHIPEYIEISVEGLPAGTQILAGQLDLPSGSTLLVDPETLVVNITEQVSAEALEAELEEAEAEAGIERDESEDTEGGDAEGGEGSGDEAAAEGDASEE
- a CDS encoding winged helix-turn-helix transcriptional regulator, producing the protein MTTTRPAAPAGDAVEHRQCDGALVRAFGFLGKRWNGMLLAVLGQGPAGFAELKRALGISDSVLSDRLAELAGADLVARTVVAGPPLSVTYALTDAGEALLPALRALGDWARVNLTDERCAGLR
- a CDS encoding malonic semialdehyde reductase: MTTTFTEQLDDTARGLLFTDARTANSFSDEPVTDEELRGIWELARFAPTMANSQPLRVLFVRTQEAKERLVPHLSEGNRAKALSAPVVAVLAYDADFHEHFPTTFPARGEAMRENFGGMPGESREQVAKYSAALASGVFFLAVRAHGLAAGPMGGFDSAGVDEEFFAGTSWRSHLVVNIGHPGVDPWFDRLPRIHEDDALAWA
- the pepN gene encoding aminopeptidase N, producing MPSLTLTEARLRAAQLSDVSYGLELDLTEAPDYAATFRSRVSVRFASTGGDTFLELHDARSLSVTVDGAPADPAYDGHRIGLTGLSAGRHEVVVDARLAYVTDGQGMQAFTDPADGERYVAAYVGVDVTQKVFACFDQVDLKAPIALSVTAPAAWTVLANGPLAESGAGTWRFDPTPPVPVDLFTVCAGPWHSVTWEHGGVPMGWHARASLAGPLERDAEELRRVTGLCFDHYAELFDEPFPFASYHQVFVPGLNWGAMENPGCVTFRDEMLGRGRPTDEDRRLRAMVIAHEMSHMWFGDLVSQTWWEDIWLNESFADYMGFEVAETVAGFPGARISFETRQKPGGYDADRRRSSHPVAPRAEDVPDVDAGTNNFDAISYAKGNAALRQLVTWLGPDAFLAGVNAHLSAHRFGNATLDDLIGALDAASPLDVRSWSQVWLRTAGFDTVTVERSGDVPVLVRDGSRPHRLRVAAYSAAMTPVGDVWVDLGAEPVPLPDLAGLVVVPNATGETFARVVLDDLSWAAVAERLSDVPDDLQRGLLWTLTYDRPDVLELLARHLPHEAHPTLVEAVTRRVLTRVLPERVPAADVPAAFARVAEACRAGLADSRDEQRSRALRHALAATSRDAAELRALPTDDDPRLHWAAVARLAALGELTADEIEAERRRDGTDEGDLGAATALAARPTAEAKAEAWAAMSEDRDVSNRRFTALAHGLWSPEHPDLVAPHVAAYVDAGPRLARRGTAFAQEVGRAFPALHLTDDQLGLVRAALAGDVPAVLRREWEDAVDDRR